The following are encoded together in the Oreochromis niloticus isolate F11D_XX linkage group LG12, O_niloticus_UMD_NMBU, whole genome shotgun sequence genome:
- the LOC100695451 gene encoding poly [ADP-ribose] polymerase 14, which yields MEGSECPPVSVEGDWTPAQTKALKNKLQIYFQSKKKSSGGDCRVEAEEGAPRAAVYFSSPEVRERVLARKNHEVILDSKTIQLRLSSEAVSPVSGVSCGFFSSLRVSCLLLMSRL from the exons ATGGAGGGATCCGAGTGTCCGCCTGTGAGCGTGGAGGGGGACTGGACTCCGGCTCAGACCAAAGCCCTGAAGAACAAACTACAGATTTACTTCCAGAGCAAGAAGAAGTCGAGCGGAGGAGACTGCCGGGTGGAGGCGGAGGAAGGAGCACCGAGGGCGGCCGTTTACTTCAGCTCACCGGAGG TGAGAGAGCGAGTCCTCGCGAGGAAGAATCATGAGGTCATCCTGGACAGTAAAACCATCCAGTTGCGGCTGAGCTCAGAAGCAGTAAGTCCAGTTTCAGGTGTTTCATGtggatttttttcctcactCAGAGTTTCCTGTTTGCTCCTGATGTCACGACTGTAA